In Nonomuraea sp. NBC_00507, the following are encoded in one genomic region:
- a CDS encoding PP2C family protein-serine/threonine phosphatase → MSSRPAPLIPPRVRAVLVRVPFLVPIVRFVRRGPLARDRNLLIALSTLAIVIGALAARVSTEWFSPSLLILVTLLGGLQLRLRSLIKLLVAVGVALGFIAITLGVARIGLGLTVTIAFTTVLALLMARTRGKLGVQGLRGDAMLLELRDRLKSQGELPPLPKDWGAKVVLKQAGGSSFGGDFLVSMRDGNTVEIALVDVSGKGVDAGTRALLLSGTFGGLLGSVDDFLPACNTYLHRQRGDEGFVTAVHLRLDLATGDYTITSAGHPPVVKFDAGTGNWQVASAKGVVLGVVPDLHCEPDSGTLRKGDALLLFTDGLIEQPGRDIDAGLDRLLGEAERLLPSGFRDGARALVNAMASGHNDDCALVLIWRP, encoded by the coding sequence ATGAGTTCCCGTCCGGCGCCGCTGATCCCGCCACGGGTCCGTGCGGTCCTCGTACGGGTGCCCTTCCTCGTGCCCATTGTCCGATTCGTTCGCAGAGGCCCGCTGGCCCGCGATCGCAACCTGCTCATCGCCCTGTCCACGCTCGCGATCGTCATCGGTGCGCTGGCCGCGAGGGTCTCGACCGAGTGGTTCTCGCCTTCGCTGCTCATCCTCGTCACCCTGCTCGGCGGGCTCCAGCTGCGGCTGCGCAGCCTGATCAAGCTGCTCGTGGCCGTGGGCGTCGCGCTCGGGTTCATCGCGATCACGCTCGGTGTGGCCAGGATCGGGCTGGGGCTCACCGTGACGATCGCCTTCACCACCGTGCTCGCCCTGCTCATGGCCCGCACCAGGGGCAAGCTGGGCGTGCAGGGGCTGCGTGGCGACGCGATGCTGCTGGAGCTGCGCGACCGGCTCAAGAGCCAGGGTGAGCTGCCTCCGCTACCCAAGGACTGGGGCGCCAAGGTGGTGCTCAAGCAGGCCGGCGGGTCCTCCTTCGGCGGGGACTTCCTGGTCTCCATGCGTGATGGGAACACCGTGGAGATCGCCCTCGTGGACGTGTCCGGCAAGGGCGTGGACGCGGGCACCAGAGCGCTGCTGCTGTCAGGCACGTTCGGCGGCCTGCTTGGCTCGGTCGACGACTTCCTGCCTGCCTGCAATACGTACCTGCACCGCCAGCGGGGCGACGAGGGCTTCGTGACCGCCGTGCACCTGCGCCTCGACCTGGCCACGGGCGACTACACGATCACATCGGCCGGGCATCCGCCGGTGGTGAAGTTCGACGCGGGCACGGGCAACTGGCAGGTCGCCTCGGCCAAGGGCGTGGTCCTCGGCGTGGTGCCCGACCTGCACTGCGAGCCCGACAGCGGCACCCTGCGCAAGGGCGACGCGCTGCTGTTGTTCACCGACGGGCTGATCGAGCAGCCCGGCCGCGACATCGACGCCGGGCTGGACCGGCTGCTCGGCGAGGCGGAGCGGCTGCTGCCGTCCGGCTTCCGCGACGGCGCCAGGGCCCTGGTCAACGCCATGGCCTCCGGCCACAACGACGACTGCGCCCTCGTGCTGATCTGGCGCCCGTAG
- a CDS encoding aldehyde dehydrogenase family protein, which translates to MRQLYIGGSWTASASGEPIEVVNPATEEIIDRVPAGSPDDVESAANAARRAFPVWSQTAPAERGKLLADAAELLKQRSDEIAKTIATDMGSPLGFALKVQTLMPAGVLASYAALAEGHPRESRVGNSLVVKEPIGVVAAITPWNYPLHQIICKVGPALAAGCTVVLKPSEVAPLAAYALAEIFDEVGLPPGVFNLLSGRGPVVGEAMAAHPEVDMVSFTGSTAAGRRVASLAAESVKRVALELGGKSANVILPDADLETAVKVGVANCFVNAGQTCSAWTRMLVHRDQYDTAVRLSVEAAGKYTVGDPFDESTRIGPLVSQVQRDRVIRYINRGQEEGARLVAGGTERPHERGYYVEPTVFASVEPGMTIEQEEIFGPVLSLIPYRNEDEAVKIANDTKYGLAGAVWSGAEDHAVAVARRLRTGQVAINGGKFNPLAPFGGYKQSGVGRELGEHGLEEYLEIKSLQL; encoded by the coding sequence ATGCGTCAGCTGTATATCGGCGGCTCCTGGACCGCGTCGGCGTCCGGCGAGCCCATCGAGGTCGTGAACCCGGCCACGGAAGAGATCATCGACCGCGTGCCCGCAGGCTCCCCCGACGATGTGGAATCGGCCGCGAACGCCGCGCGACGTGCCTTCCCCGTCTGGTCGCAGACGGCCCCCGCCGAGCGCGGCAAGCTCCTCGCCGACGCGGCCGAGCTGCTGAAACAGCGTTCCGACGAGATCGCCAAGACCATCGCGACGGACATGGGCTCGCCGCTGGGCTTCGCCCTCAAGGTCCAGACGCTGATGCCCGCCGGTGTGCTGGCCTCCTATGCCGCGCTCGCCGAAGGCCACCCGCGGGAGTCCCGTGTCGGCAACTCGCTGGTCGTCAAGGAGCCGATCGGGGTGGTCGCGGCGATCACGCCGTGGAACTATCCGCTGCACCAGATCATCTGCAAGGTCGGTCCCGCGCTCGCCGCCGGGTGCACCGTCGTGCTCAAGCCGAGCGAGGTCGCGCCGCTGGCGGCGTACGCGCTGGCGGAGATCTTCGACGAGGTAGGCCTGCCCCCGGGCGTGTTCAACCTGCTCAGCGGGCGTGGCCCGGTCGTGGGCGAGGCCATGGCCGCCCATCCCGAGGTGGACATGGTCTCCTTCACCGGCTCGACGGCCGCAGGACGCCGCGTCGCCTCGCTGGCCGCCGAGTCGGTCAAGCGGGTCGCGCTCGAGCTCGGCGGCAAGTCCGCCAACGTCATCCTGCCCGACGCCGACCTGGAGACGGCCGTCAAGGTCGGCGTGGCCAACTGCTTCGTCAACGCGGGCCAGACCTGCTCGGCGTGGACCCGCATGCTCGTCCACCGCGACCAATATGACACCGCCGTCCGCCTGTCCGTCGAGGCCGCGGGCAAATACACCGTCGGCGACCCGTTCGACGAGTCCACCAGGATCGGCCCGCTGGTCTCCCAGGTGCAGCGCGACCGCGTGATCCGCTACATCAACCGCGGCCAGGAGGAGGGCGCCCGGCTGGTGGCCGGGGGGACCGAGCGGCCGCACGAGCGCGGCTACTACGTCGAGCCCACCGTGTTCGCGAGCGTGGAGCCCGGCATGACGATCGAGCAGGAGGAGATCTTCGGCCCGGTGCTGTCGCTGATCCCCTACAGGAACGAGGACGAGGCCGTCAAGATCGCCAACGACACCAAATACGGCCTGGCCGGCGCGGTCTGGTCGGGCGCCGAGGACCACGCGGTCGCGGTCGCCCGCCGGCTGCGCACCGGCCAGGTCGCCATCAACGGCGGCAAGTTCAACCCGCTGGCCCCCTTCGGCGGCTACAAGCAGTCCGGCGTGGGGCGGGAGCTCGGCGAGCACGGCCTGGAGGAATACCTGGAGATCAAGTCGCTCCAGCTCTAG
- a CDS encoding ribose-5-phosphate isomerase, with protein MRVYIGADHAGYELKNHLVSWLKDHGHEVTDCGPFVYDAEDDYPAFVLRAAEGVAGDPASLGVVIGGSGNGEQIAANKVRGIRAALAWSEETAGLAREHNNANVVSIGARMHSIEDATRFVEVFLTTTFSGSERHSRRIAQLATYETIGQLPSLP; from the coding sequence GTGCGTGTCTACATCGGTGCCGACCATGCCGGCTATGAGCTCAAGAACCACCTGGTGTCCTGGCTGAAGGATCACGGGCACGAGGTGACCGACTGCGGTCCCTTCGTCTACGACGCCGAGGACGACTATCCCGCCTTCGTGCTGCGTGCCGCCGAGGGCGTCGCCGGCGACCCCGCCAGCCTCGGGGTCGTGATCGGCGGCTCGGGCAACGGCGAGCAGATCGCCGCCAACAAAGTGCGCGGCATTCGCGCGGCCCTGGCCTGGAGTGAGGAGACGGCCGGCCTGGCCCGCGAGCACAACAACGCCAATGTGGTCAGCATCGGTGCGCGCATGCATTCCATCGAGGACGCCACCAGGTTCGTCGAGGTCTTCCTGACCACGACGTTCTCCGGCAGCGAGCGGCACAGCAGGCGGATCGCCCAGCTGGCCACCTACGAGACGATCGGCCAGCTGCCCTCGCTGCCGTGA
- a CDS encoding SDR family oxidoreductase, which translates to MSVLSGKGALVTGGSRGIGKAIVERLREDGAEVVFCYEHSEEAARQVAKETGAQAVRADLGGKDDLQRLFAEAEARLPGLDILINNAATTAGQKPMAEVTDEDYERAFAVNTRAVFLAMQWAARTMRDGGRIVNISTLNTQVPAPALALYCGSKGAIEQFAKVAARELGGRGITVNVVSSGATDTDMLRNANPPEALEQTQAFTALQRLGRPEDIAAVVAFLAGPDGRWVTGHNLLASGGLIV; encoded by the coding sequence ATGAGCGTACTTTCTGGAAAGGGCGCATTGGTCACAGGAGGCTCCCGGGGCATCGGCAAGGCGATCGTGGAGCGGCTGCGGGAGGACGGCGCCGAGGTCGTCTTCTGTTACGAGCACTCGGAGGAAGCGGCGCGGCAGGTCGCCAAGGAGACCGGCGCGCAGGCCGTACGGGCGGATCTCGGCGGCAAGGACGACCTGCAGCGGCTGTTCGCCGAGGCGGAGGCCCGGCTGCCGGGGCTGGACATCCTCATCAACAACGCCGCCACCACCGCTGGGCAGAAGCCCATGGCGGAGGTCACGGACGAGGACTACGAGCGGGCGTTCGCGGTGAACACGCGCGCGGTGTTCCTGGCCATGCAGTGGGCGGCGCGGACGATGCGCGACGGCGGGCGCATCGTCAACATCTCCACGCTCAACACCCAGGTGCCCGCGCCCGCGCTGGCGCTCTACTGCGGCAGCAAGGGCGCGATCGAGCAGTTCGCCAAGGTGGCGGCGCGGGAGCTGGGTGGGCGCGGGATCACCGTCAACGTCGTCTCGTCCGGCGCCACCGACACCGACATGCTGCGGAACGCCAATCCGCCGGAAGCGCTGGAGCAGACCCAGGCCTTCACGGCGCTGCAGCGGCTCGGGCGGCCCGAGGACATCGCGGCGGTGGTCGCGTTTCTAGCCGGTCCCGACGGGCGGTGGGTGACCGGCCACAATCTCCTCGCCAGCGGCGGGTTGATCGTCTAG
- the def gene encoding peptide deformylase: MREIRVIGDPVLRTPAEPVTDFDRELRRLIEEMFQAMYAVNGVGLAGPQIGVSRRLFVYDINKRKGHVINPTLTVDDPEEIVDEEGCLSVPDRRTRLPIYAPVARAVGVTVEGLDRLQRPVRIKARGSLARCFQHETEHLDGKLYVDRLPKNEARKIVLNA, encoded by the coding sequence ATGCGAGAGATCCGCGTCATCGGCGATCCCGTCCTGCGCACGCCCGCCGAGCCGGTCACGGATTTCGACCGCGAGCTGCGCCGCCTGATCGAGGAGATGTTCCAGGCGATGTACGCGGTCAACGGCGTGGGTCTGGCCGGCCCGCAGATCGGCGTGTCGCGGCGGCTGTTCGTCTACGACATCAACAAGCGCAAGGGCCATGTGATCAACCCGACGCTGACGGTCGACGACCCCGAGGAGATCGTCGACGAGGAGGGCTGCCTGTCGGTGCCCGACCGCCGGACGCGCCTGCCGATCTACGCCCCGGTGGCGCGCGCCGTGGGCGTGACCGTCGAAGGGCTCGACCGGCTGCAGCGGCCGGTGCGGATCAAGGCCCGCGGCTCGCTGGCGCGCTGTTTCCAGCACGAGACCGAGCACCTCGACGGCAAGCTGTACGTCGACCGCCTCCCGAAGAACGAAGCACGCAAGATCGTCCTCAACGCGTAG
- the pepN gene encoding aminopeptidase N, whose amino-acid sequence MAGNLTRDEARERARLLKVESYEVALDLTEGEERFESVTTVRFGSATAGASTFIDLHGAQVRKVTLNGRDLDVTAYDAEKGRFPLPSLAESNELRIDADCAYMRTGEGLHRFVDPVDQRVYLHSQFETADAHRMYACFDQPDLKATFQLTVLAPADWEVISNAAAVDVVDLPEQAGKHGTVHAAKRWEFAVTPVMSTYITALVAGPYHKVTSEHDGIPLGLYCRASLAEHLDAGNLFEITRQGFDFFHRVFGVRYPFGKYDQLFVPEFNAGAMENAGCVTFLEDYVFRSRVTDAVVERRAETILHEMAHMWFGDLVTMRWWDDLWLNESFATYMSVLAQAEATRWGKGAWTTFANVEKAWAYRQDQLPSTHPIAADIPDMQAVEVNFDGITYAKGASVLKQLVAYVGLDNFLAGVRDYFAEHAWGNTELKDLLDALERTSGRDLSAWSKEWLETSWVNTLRPSFEVSGGRFTRFEVLQEAPADYPTLRSHRIAIGLYSLVDGKLTRTRRVELDVVGARTNVTQLVGEEQPALVLLNDDDLTYAKVRLDDDSLRTLVDGGIVTFTESLPRALCWSAAWDMTRDGEMSTRDYVKLVVSGAGTVTDITVLQTILRQARMAAQQYADPAWRPEGLALLAGELRSLIGTAGPGSDRQLAFLQAFAPVATSAEDLDLLQSILDGTEVPEGLSVDADLRWTLLHALVTGGRRGEPDIEAELERDPTATGERSAAQCRAAIPAAEAKNAAWERIVGGKLANAIARTTIGGFQDPHHPELLEPFRAKYFAEVGRIYKEWTFDQASSFAVGCFPSLLIEQATVQAAEDYLADEQPPQALRRMILEGADGVRRALRNREKDAASA is encoded by the coding sequence TTGGCAGGCAACCTGACCCGGGACGAGGCACGCGAGCGCGCCCGGCTGCTGAAGGTCGAGTCGTACGAGGTCGCACTCGACCTGACGGAAGGGGAGGAGCGCTTCGAGAGCGTCACGACGGTCCGCTTCGGCAGCGCCACCGCGGGCGCGTCCACCTTCATCGACCTGCACGGCGCGCAGGTGCGCAAGGTGACGCTGAACGGCCGGGACCTCGACGTGACCGCATACGACGCGGAGAAGGGCCGCTTCCCGCTCCCCTCGCTGGCCGAGTCCAACGAGCTGCGGATCGACGCCGACTGCGCCTACATGCGCACCGGCGAAGGCCTGCACCGCTTCGTCGACCCCGTCGACCAGCGCGTCTACCTGCACAGCCAGTTCGAGACGGCCGACGCCCACCGCATGTACGCGTGCTTCGACCAGCCCGACCTCAAGGCCACGTTCCAGCTGACCGTGCTGGCCCCGGCCGACTGGGAGGTGATCTCCAACGCCGCCGCCGTCGACGTGGTGGACCTGCCGGAGCAGGCCGGCAAGCACGGGACTGTGCACGCCGCCAAGCGGTGGGAGTTCGCGGTCACGCCGGTCATGTCCACCTACATCACGGCGCTGGTGGCCGGGCCCTACCACAAGGTCACCTCGGAGCACGACGGCATTCCGCTCGGCCTCTACTGCCGGGCCTCGCTGGCCGAGCACCTCGACGCCGGCAACCTCTTCGAGATCACCCGGCAGGGCTTCGACTTCTTCCACCGGGTGTTCGGCGTGCGTTACCCGTTCGGCAAGTACGACCAGCTCTTCGTGCCCGAGTTCAACGCTGGCGCCATGGAGAACGCGGGCTGCGTGACGTTCCTGGAGGACTACGTCTTCCGCTCCCGGGTCACCGACGCGGTGGTCGAGCGGCGCGCCGAGACGATCCTGCACGAGATGGCGCACATGTGGTTCGGCGACCTCGTCACCATGCGCTGGTGGGACGACCTGTGGCTGAACGAGTCGTTCGCCACGTACATGTCCGTGCTCGCCCAGGCCGAGGCCACCCGGTGGGGCAAGGGCGCGTGGACGACGTTCGCGAACGTGGAGAAGGCCTGGGCCTACCGCCAGGACCAGCTGCCGTCCACGCATCCGATCGCCGCGGACATCCCGGACATGCAGGCGGTCGAGGTCAACTTCGACGGCATCACGTACGCCAAGGGCGCCTCGGTGCTCAAGCAGCTGGTCGCGTACGTGGGGCTGGACAACTTCCTGGCCGGCGTGCGCGACTACTTCGCCGAGCACGCCTGGGGCAACACCGAGCTGAAGGACCTGCTCGACGCCCTGGAGCGCACCTCGGGGCGGGACCTGTCCGCCTGGTCGAAGGAGTGGCTGGAGACGTCCTGGGTCAACACGCTGCGGCCCTCGTTCGAGGTGTCCGGCGGCCGGTTCACCCGGTTCGAGGTGCTGCAGGAGGCGCCGGCCGACTACCCGACGCTGCGCTCGCACCGCATCGCGATCGGCCTTTACTCCCTGGTGGACGGCAAGCTGACGCGGACCAGGCGGGTCGAGCTCGACGTGGTCGGCGCGCGGACGAACGTGACTCAGCTGGTCGGCGAGGAGCAGCCCGCCCTGGTGCTGCTCAACGACGACGACCTGACCTACGCCAAGGTCCGGCTCGACGACGACTCGCTGCGGACGCTGGTGGACGGCGGCATCGTGACGTTCACCGAGTCGCTGCCGCGGGCGCTGTGCTGGTCGGCGGCCTGGGACATGACCCGCGACGGCGAGATGTCCACGCGCGACTACGTCAAGCTGGTGGTCTCGGGCGCGGGCACGGTCACGGACATCACCGTGCTGCAGACGATCCTGCGGCAGGCGCGCATGGCCGCCCAGCAGTACGCGGACCCGGCGTGGCGGCCGGAGGGCCTGGCGCTGCTGGCCGGTGAGCTGCGCTCGCTGATCGGCACGGCGGGGCCGGGGTCGGACCGCCAGCTGGCGTTCCTGCAGGCGTTCGCGCCGGTGGCCACGTCGGCGGAGGACCTGGACCTGCTGCAGAGCATCCTGGACGGCACGGAGGTGCCCGAGGGACTGAGCGTGGACGCCGATCTGCGCTGGACGCTGCTGCACGCGCTGGTGACCGGCGGGCGGCGGGGTGAGCCCGACATCGAGGCCGAGCTGGAGCGGGACCCTACGGCGACGGGTGAGCGCTCGGCCGCGCAGTGCCGGGCCGCGATCCCGGCGGCCGAGGCCAAGAACGCGGCGTGGGAGCGGATCGTGGGCGGCAAGCTGGCCAACGCCATCGCCAGGACCACGATCGGCGGGTTCCAGGACCCGCACCACCCCGAGTTGCTCGAGCCGTTCCGTGCGAAATACTTCGCCGAGGTCGGGCGGATCTACAAGGAGTGGACGTTCGACCAGGCGTCGTCGTTCGCGGTGGGGTGCTTCCCCTCGCTGCTCATCGAGCAGGCGACCGTGCAGGCCGCGGAAGACTACCTGGCCGACGAGCAGCCGCCGCAGGCGTTGCGCAGGATGATCCTGGAGGGCGCCGACGGCGTCCGCCGCGCGCTGCGCAACCGCGAGAAGGACGCCGCGTCCGCCTGA
- a CDS encoding GNAT family N-acetyltransferase: MTYPIRPIDETEWPVFTQVLEEAFNWTPKPQQAERWKAETEFDRTLAVFDGDLMVGVTAVLSFTMTVPGGQLPVGGVTAVSVLPSHRRRGVLSSMMRRQLADIRERGEPVAALYASESVIYSRFGYGRAASMLTFRISKRASAFVKNAPVDPSLRIRVAKPAAVRAELEKVYASVVTARPGRYERNAAFWDSTLADEEFDQRGSGPLRAVLAEDDRGVRGYAVFRVKGSWDDHDLPTGELQLHELEAADPAAYALLWRSVLDRDLITTVRAVRPVDDPLISLLADQRQLRAGWSDELWVRVVEVDRALAGRAYVAPVDLVIEVEDEVCPWNAGRWRLTADTTGAACKPVDDEPDLTVPVAALGSAYMGDGQLVQQLEAGLLREHRQGAVRSLATAMSWSPKPWAGRVF, encoded by the coding sequence ATGACGTATCCGATCCGTCCCATCGATGAGACCGAGTGGCCGGTGTTCACCCAGGTTCTCGAAGAGGCGTTCAACTGGACCCCGAAGCCGCAGCAGGCCGAGCGGTGGAAGGCCGAGACGGAGTTCGACCGCACGCTCGCCGTCTTCGACGGTGATCTCATGGTCGGGGTCACCGCGGTTCTCAGCTTCACCATGACGGTGCCCGGCGGGCAGTTGCCCGTCGGCGGCGTGACCGCCGTCAGCGTGCTGCCCTCGCACCGCCGCCGCGGGGTGCTGTCCTCGATGATGCGCAGGCAGCTGGCCGACATCCGCGAGCGCGGTGAGCCGGTCGCCGCGCTCTACGCCTCCGAGTCGGTGATCTACAGCAGGTTCGGGTACGGCAGGGCCGCCAGCATGCTGACATTCCGCATCAGCAAGCGCGCCTCGGCGTTCGTCAAGAACGCGCCGGTCGACCCGTCGCTGCGGATCAGGGTGGCCAAGCCCGCCGCCGTGCGCGCCGAGCTCGAGAAGGTGTACGCGTCCGTGGTGACCGCCCGGCCGGGGCGCTACGAGCGCAACGCGGCCTTCTGGGACAGCACGCTGGCGGATGAGGAGTTCGACCAGCGGGGGTCGGGCCCGCTGCGCGCGGTGCTGGCCGAGGACGATCGGGGCGTGCGCGGCTACGCGGTGTTCAGGGTCAAGGGCTCCTGGGACGACCACGACCTGCCTACCGGGGAGCTGCAGCTGCATGAGCTCGAGGCGGCGGACCCGGCGGCCTACGCCCTGCTGTGGCGCAGTGTCCTGGATCGCGACCTCATCACGACGGTGCGGGCGGTCAGGCCGGTGGACGACCCGCTGATCTCCTTGCTGGCCGACCAGCGGCAGCTGCGCGCCGGCTGGAGCGACGAGCTATGGGTACGCGTGGTCGAGGTGGACCGAGCGCTGGCCGGCCGCGCCTATGTCGCGCCGGTGGACCTGGTGATCGAGGTGGAGGACGAGGTGTGCCCGTGGAACGCGGGCCGCTGGCGGCTGACCGCGGACACGACGGGCGCCGCCTGCAAGCCGGTCGACGACGAGCCCGACCTGACCGTGCCGGTGGCCGCGCTCGGGTCGGCCTACATGGGCGACGGGCAGCTCGTCCAGCAGCTGGAGGCGGGGCTGCTGCGCGAGCACCGGCAGGGCGCGGTGCGGTCGCTGGCCACGGCCATGTCCTGGAGTCCCAAACCGTGGGCCGGCCGGGTCTTTTGA
- a CDS encoding DsbA family protein, translating to MAEKIPVDLWFDPACPFAWVTSRWLLEVEQVRPIEPRFRFMSLHFLNEDKDVPEDYKARAAKAMGSIRVVAAAAAKHGEEYVGRLYTELGTRLHNQGMGKEPERLREINEAALDAVGLDKNLADAMESEEWDETIRASHDEGITLVGQEVGTPIIRVGANAFFGPVITKIVRGEDAGRLWDGVLAVTEFDDFFELKRTRTRRPVFD from the coding sequence ATGGCTGAGAAGATTCCCGTGGACCTCTGGTTCGACCCCGCGTGTCCGTTCGCCTGGGTCACCTCGCGGTGGTTGCTCGAGGTCGAGCAGGTACGCCCCATCGAGCCCCGCTTCCGATTCATGTCACTGCACTTCCTCAACGAGGACAAAGACGTTCCGGAGGACTACAAGGCCCGGGCGGCCAAGGCCATGGGATCGATCAGGGTGGTGGCCGCGGCCGCGGCCAAGCACGGCGAGGAGTACGTCGGGCGCCTCTACACCGAGCTCGGCACCCGCCTGCACAACCAGGGAATGGGCAAGGAGCCGGAGCGCCTGCGCGAGATCAACGAGGCCGCGCTCGACGCCGTCGGCCTCGACAAGAACCTCGCCGACGCGATGGAGTCCGAAGAGTGGGACGAGACCATCCGCGCCTCGCACGACGAAGGCATCACGCTCGTCGGGCAGGAGGTCGGCACGCCGATCATCCGCGTGGGGGCCAACGCCTTCTTCGGGCCGGTCATCACCAAGATCGTCAGGGGCGAGGATGCCGGCAGGCTGTGGGACGGCGTGCTGGCGGTCACGGAGTTCGATGACTTCTTCGAGTTGAAGCGCACGCGTACCCGCAGACCGGTCTTTGACTGA
- a CDS encoding ROK family transcriptional regulator, translating to MAATDRGDLTRTAILALLGTGGPLSRTEIARELDLSPATVTQLTRELMGHGMLEELDLKPSRGGRPAVRLGLVGGAGRALGVKVTADHLVLVDVRLDGEVLGSWERPFDPSGPDALDELAAAVESAVPGDGPPLLGVGVGVPGSVEDQAAGTVNAPTLGWQAMPVGERLRRRLRLPVLVENDVNALAVAERLYGRGRTHRDFLVVTIGRGVGAAIVTDGRVYRGARGGAGEFGHLPVDPEGPVCGCGARGCLEAFVGSAGLLAAARAKSGDRADAPAAPDGRDGRGGRDPLGAVAALGRAAAGGDPVARAVFEEAGAILGRATAGLINVVDPEVVVVLGEGTADWPLWRDGFEQALRAQLYPGRRDISVEVESWDDTSWAQGAAALVLATPFDAAGAAGEQGRLVRARLIGATP from the coding sequence ATGGCAGCCACTGACCGCGGCGATCTCACCAGGACGGCGATCCTGGCCCTGCTGGGCACCGGCGGGCCGCTGAGCCGGACCGAGATAGCACGCGAGCTGGACCTCAGCCCCGCCACCGTCACGCAGCTCACCCGCGAGCTCATGGGGCACGGGATGCTCGAGGAGCTCGACCTCAAGCCGTCGCGTGGCGGGCGGCCCGCCGTGCGGCTCGGGCTGGTGGGCGGGGCCGGGCGGGCGCTGGGCGTCAAGGTGACGGCCGATCATCTGGTGCTCGTGGACGTTCGCCTGGACGGCGAGGTGCTGGGGTCGTGGGAGCGGCCGTTCGACCCGTCCGGGCCCGATGCGCTGGACGAGCTGGCGGCGGCCGTGGAGTCGGCGGTGCCGGGCGACGGGCCACCGCTCCTGGGGGTCGGCGTCGGGGTGCCGGGCAGCGTGGAGGACCAGGCGGCCGGCACGGTGAACGCGCCGACGCTGGGGTGGCAGGCGATGCCGGTCGGCGAGCGGCTGCGGCGGCGGCTGCGGCTCCCGGTGCTGGTGGAGAACGACGTGAACGCGCTGGCGGTGGCCGAGCGGCTGTATGGGCGGGGGCGTACGCACCGGGACTTCCTCGTGGTGACGATCGGCCGCGGCGTGGGCGCGGCGATCGTCACCGACGGCCGGGTGTACCGGGGGGCGCGGGGCGGCGCGGGCGAGTTCGGCCACCTGCCGGTGGACCCGGAGGGACCGGTGTGCGGCTGCGGCGCCCGCGGCTGCCTGGAGGCGTTCGTGGGATCGGCGGGCCTGCTCGCGGCGGCCCGCGCCAAATCCGGCGATCGCGCGGACGCACCCGCCGCACCCGACGGGAGGGACGGGCGCGGCGGGCGTGATCCGCTCGGGGCGGTGGCGGCGCTAGGGCGGGCCGCCGCGGGCGGCGACCCGGTGGCACGTGCCGTGTTCGAAGAGGCCGGCGCGATCCTGGGGCGGGCCACCGCCGGGCTGATCAACGTCGTGGATCCGGAGGTCGTGGTCGTGCTCGGCGAGGGCACGGCGGACTGGCCGCTCTGGCGGGACGGCTTCGAGCAGGCCCTCAGGGCGCAGCTCTACCCGGGGCGGCGCGACATCTCCGTCGAAGTGGAGAGCTGGGACGACACGAGCTGGGCGCAGGGGGCGGCGGCGCTGGTGCTGGCGACCCCGTTCGACGCGGCGGGCGCGGCGGGAGAGCAGGGCCGCCTGGTGCGTGCCCGGCTGATCGGAGCCACCCCATGA